A genome region from Triticum aestivum cultivar Chinese Spring chromosome 2B, IWGSC CS RefSeq v2.1, whole genome shotgun sequence includes the following:
- the LOC123046481 gene encoding protein ECERIFERUM 26-like — MGLEGEKTAAEAVHGHRLSTVVPSSVTEVEGYELGDADLAFRLHYLRGVYYYAAGEVVRGVTTKVLKDPMFPWLDAYYPVAGRVRRPADDATGEQEASRRPYVKCNDCGVRIVEAQCERALDEWLRDDAVDRVRQLCYDKVLGPELFFSPLLYVQVTKFKCGAMALGFSWAHLIGDVATATTCFNHWAKILGGKTPDAVTVNPRNEPQDRAPADAAVPRSVKSVGPIEDYWFVPAGVDMAGYSFHVTEPMLTRLQQQEPAAAGGAFELISALLWQTVAKIRAAKEVKTVTVVRNDMSARSGNSLANEQRVGYVEAGSPPAKTDVSELAALLAKNVVDETAAVVAFPGDVIIYGANLTFVDMEQVDLYGLEIKGQRPAHVEYGLDGVGEEGAVLVQPDADGRGRVVTAVLPKDEVEALRAALGSTLLQPAP; from the exons ATGGGGCTCGAGGGGGAaaagacggcggcggaggcggtgcaCGGGCACCGGCTGTCGACGGTGGTGCCGAGCTCGGTGACGGAGGTGGAGGGGTACGAGCTGGGGGACGCGGACCTGGCGTTCCGGCTGCACTACCTGCGCGGGGTGTACTACTACGCGGCGGGGGAGGTGGTGCGCGGGGTGACCACCAAGGTGCTCAAGGACCCCATGTTCCCCTGGCTCGACGCCTACTACCCCGTGGCCGGTCGCGTCCGCCGCCCCGCCGACGACGCCACCGGCGAGCAGGAGGCCTCACGTCGGCCCTACGTCAAGTGCAACGACTGCGGCGTCCGCATCGTGGAGGCCCAGTGCGAGCGCGCGCTGGACGAGTGGCTCCGCGACGACGCCGTCGACCGCGTCCGCCAGCTCTGCTACGACAAGGTGCTCGGCCCGGAGCTCTTCTTCTCCCCGCTGCTCTACGTCCAG GTCACAAAGTTCAAGTGTGGAGCGATGGCGCTCGGGTTCAGCTGGGCGCACCTCATCGGCGACGTGGCCACGGCGACGACCTGCTTCAATCACTGGGCAAAGATACTGGGCGGCAAGACGCCAGACGCCGTCACCGTGAACCCCAGGAACGAGCCGCAAGACCGCGCGCCTGCCGACGCCGCCGTGCCGCGCTCCGTGAAGTCGGTCGGGCCCATCGAGGACTACTGGTTTGTCCCCGCCGGCGTCGACATGGCGGGCTACTCCTTCCACGTCACCGAGCCGATGCTCACGAGGCTGCAGCAGCAGGAGCCAGCGGCTGCCGGCGGCGCCTTCGAGCTCATCTCGGCGCTCCTGTGGCAGACGGTGGCGAAGATCAGGGCCGCCAAGGAGGTGAAGACGGTGACGGTGGTGAGGAACGACATGTCGGCCAGGAGCGGCAACTCCCTGGCCAACGAGCAGAGGGTCGGGTACGTGGAGGCGGGCTCCCCGCCGGCCAAGACCGACGTGTCCGAGCTGGCGGCGCTGCTGGCCAAGAACGTCGTCGATGAGACCGCGGCGGTGGTCGCGTTCCCGGGGGACGTGATCATCTACGGCGCCAACCTAACGTTCGTGGACATGGAGCAGGTGGACCTGTACGGGCTGGAGATCAAGGGGCAGAGGCCCGCGCACGTGGAGTACGGCTTGGACGGCGTCGGCGAGGAGGGCGCCGTGCTGGTGCAGCCGGACGCCGACGGGCGCGGCCGCGTCGTCACGGCGGTGCTCCCCAAGGACGAGGTGGAGGCCCTCCGCGCCGCGCTCGGGAGCACGCTCCTGCAGCCGGCTCCCTGA